A single Kryptolebias marmoratus isolate JLee-2015 linkage group LG16, ASM164957v2, whole genome shotgun sequence DNA region contains:
- the cited4b gene encoding cbp/p300-interacting transactivator 4b — MADHLMMPMNHSSAGASLHGYRMGMNGGLQAGHQQHANQQGMRALPNGQMMHYGGAQANMETAMRRGQGIVGGPMNGQLNGAQMAHHQMTSGNMMYNGQAQQQQQQHHPQQQHHMHPQQQQQQQHQQQAPHPQQQQQFMNGGLTSQQLMASMHLQKLNTQYHGHPLGPMGGNHMGPATQYRMNPAQLASMQHMAGPALALNGMDADMIDEDVLTSLVMELGLDRVQELPELRLGQNEFDFVSDFVSKQQPSTVSC, encoded by the coding sequence ATGGCAGATCATCTGATGATGCCCATGAATCACAGCTCAGCAGGCGCCAGTCTCCACGGTTACAGGATGGGCATGAATGGCGGCCTGCAGGCAGGTCACCAGCAGCATGCCAACCAGCAGGGCATGCGTGCGCTTCCCAATGGTCAGATGATGCATTATGGAGGCGCCCAGGCCAACATGGAGACCGCCATGAGGCGGGGGCAAGGCATAGTGGGCGGGCCCATGAACGGACAGCTCAACGGGGCTCAGATGGCCCACCACCAGATGACCTCTGGTAACATGATGTATAACGGGCaggctcagcagcagcagcagcagcaccacccTCAACAGCAGCATCACATGcatccacaacaacaacaacaacaacaacaccagcAGCAGGCGCCGCacccgcagcagcagcagcagttcatGAACGGAGGGTTAACGTCTCAGCAGCTCATGGCCAGCATGCACCTGCAGAAACTCAACACTCAGTACCATGGACACCCACTGGGCCCTATGGGCGGGAACCACATGGGGCCTGCGACCCAGTACCGCATGAACCCAGCTCAGCTGGCCAGCATGCAGCACATGGCCGGGCCCGCGCTGGCCCTGAATGGCATGGACGCGGACATGATTGACGAGGACGTCCTGACATCACTGGTCATGGAGTTGGGCTTGGACCGGGTCCAGGAGCTACCAGAACTGCGCCTGGGCCAGAATGAGTTTGACTTCGTCTCAGACTTTGTTAGCAAACAGCAGCCCAGCACTGTCAGCTGCTGA